DNA from Paraburkholderia sp. BL10I2N1:
GTCTGGGTGCCCAGCAACGCCGGCGCTTCCTTCAAGCTCTCCTGCCAGAGGAGCGATTCCATGTAGATGTTGAGTGGCTGATCCTGAATCGTCAGTTCATACACGGGCTCGTCGTGCGATGCATGGTTGTGCACAGCCCAACCGGGTGCCGACAGCATCAGGTCGCCCGCTTTCCAGTCGTAACGGTTGCCAGCGACCGTGCTGTGGCCCGAGCCGGAGAAGTAGTAGTTGATTGCTGCCGATACGTGGCGGTGCGGACGATCGACGATCTTTGGCGGACGGATTGTCATGGTTGCAAAGAAGTTCGGCGTGATGCCGTTCGTGCGTCCCGTCGTCGGGTTGTACATCATGTAGAGACGTCGGCCCACGTACTCGCTGCCAAGCGCGGCGAGTTTGTCGAGTTCTGCCTTTACGTTTTCCCACGGGAAATGGAGCGGCTTCGACTCGACAACTGTCGGGTTGATCAACGTCTCATACGGCATGAGCAGGCCACCCTCGGTGCCGATCGGGAACGTGCCATAGGGATTCTTGCGCCGAGGATCGTCATCAGAGTGGGTAATCGCAGGACCGCTCTCGACGTCAAGCGCAACATCGAAATCCTGCACATAGATTTCCATGTGCTGAAGCAGCGGGATGTTCGAGTACACCAGCCGGACCTGGATGTCGTCCGAGTCATTGATGTGCTGATAGGCGACGAATGACGGATGGTTCCATACGTCGTATTGACGGAATGCAATAGAGCGGCCGGCAACGATCGTGCGGCCCGCACCGCGAATGCAGAAGTTGACCTCAGTCGCGTTGTGGCGCATGGGTTGCGTGGCTTCGCCCGGCAACAGCACCTGCAGCATGACCTGGATGCCGGGCGCGAGCCCCGGTGCGTCGTTACGCGCTGCGGGATGCACGATCAGCGATTGCCGGCGTCCGTCGGCCGGGGCAGGCAGGCCCGCAAGGCGAGCCACTTCGCCGTCGATTTCCTCGCGCGTGATGACCACAGGATCCCAGTAGTGATTGTCCCGCGGACGTGTTGTTGTCTGATCGACAAACAAGGCCTCGCGCCGTTCGAACGCGTGCTTCAACTCATGCATGACTGCCTCCGTTTTCGGTAATGGATTTGTGCTTCGGTCACGTCGCCGCGCAACCCTTGCCATGCGAAAACGATAGACTTCCTTAAGGGTTCAATCAAGATTGATAATTCAAATCAATATAAAGGAGCCTGCTTGCCGTTGGGCCTTATTTGAGGAGTGTGCTGGCGCTCGATGTACAATTGATTAAATCGAGTTTGTCAAAGGAATGCGTCGTCTCATGGCCAAGGATCTATTGACTCGAAGCGAAGTGCTCGAATTGCTCAACATCAAGGCGGGCACGCTCTACGCGTACGTGAGCCGCGGCTTAATCAAGACGGCTCCGCACCCGGACGGTCGCAAGAGCCTGTATTTCCGGACCGACGTAGATCGTGTTCGCAGCCGCAAACGTGGGCGACCGCCGCAGATCGCCGCGGCGGAATCCACGATGCACTGGGGTGCGCCGGTAGTGGCGTCGGCAATCACGCAGATAGCCGAGGCCGGCCCATCCTACCGAACCCGCTCAGCCGTCGAGATGGCACGCGTGGGAGTGTCGTTCGAATCGGTCGCGCAATTGCTGATGACAGGAATGTGGCAAGACAATTTCGCGGCCTGGCCGGCCATCGACACGCCGGAAGATGTGAAGCAGATGATTGACCATTACCAGGCATCGCAAGTGGCCACCGATATTGGCAATCTGCTCGGCATGGTGACATTCGCATTGGGTATGCGCGGCAGGGGACCGGCGGAAATCGCGGACGGCGCATCCGTACCGGCCGCACGACTCCTGATGCAAACGATGGCTGGCTGCCTGGGTTTCCTGCAGACGTCGCGTCGCTTCGCAGCGCGCCAGGCATTCGAGTCGCTTCCGGCGTTTATTCTGCGCGTCAGCGGGGTTGATGCCTCGCCGGAGGCTCTGCGCGCATTAAATGGCGCGATGGTCGTGCTCGCCGATAACGAACTGGCGCCGGCGACATTCGCCGCGCGCATTGCTGCATCAACCAACGCGGACCTCTTCAACTGCGTTGCAGCGGCAATAGGCTCGCACCTCGGATTCTCAACAGGTACGGCCACCCTCAAGGTGGAGTCCGCACTGCTGCAGACGACGTCGGCCAAGGATCTGGCACAGCGCAAGAGCCTCGTCAAGGAGTACGGCGCAAGCCTGTTCGGTTTCAATCATCCAATGTATCCCGGAGGTGACCCTCGGGCGGACGTCATACTGGATCTGGTCCGGGCCCTCCCGAAGCTGGACGTGGACACCCGCAATACCCTTGCATTTCTCGACGAACTTCGCGCACAGCAGCAGGCACATCCGGGCGTTGCAATAGCACTGGTCACGCTTGCGCGGGCGCTAGGGATGCCCGACGGATCTGCCACGGCGATCTGGGTGCTGAGCCGCACGAGCGGCTGGGTGGCGCACGTGCTGGAGCAGCGCACGATGGGCTTCCTGCTCAGGCCGCGCGCGAAATACATAGGTAGCGCTGTCTTGCGCTAATCTTATCAGTTGCTATGGTGATACGGACTGTTGCAGAAACTATTCTGGACCGTCGGGTCCGAAACGGCTATCCTATCGAACAAGTTAAGGAAACGAGATGGCAAGGCCGCGTGAATTTGATGAGAGGGAAGCGTTGCTTCAGGCAATGCAGGTGTTCTGGAGCAACGGTTTCGAGGCGACATCACTCACCGACCTGCTAAAGGCCACCGGTCTGAGCAAGAGCAGCCTTTATGACACGTTCGGAAGCAAGCGTGAGTTGTTCCTTGCAGCGTTCGAGGTTTACCGGCTGGAGAGAATGCGGATGCTCGACGGTTATCTGAAGAGCAAACCGACTGCATTCGCATCTATTCGGGCCTTCTTCGAGATGGTGGTTGAGCATGCGCGCCTTGCCGATCGGCCATTTGGTTGTATGAGCTGTAACGAGGCCGTCGAATTCGGACCGCATGACGAGGAAGTACAGCAGCTTATTGCCCGGGATTTCCTGGGAATCGAAGATGCGCTCGCCCATGCTGTTGAACGCGGTAAGGCTGACGGCTCTATCCCCGGCGATAAAGATGCGCGAAAACTCGCACGCTTTCTCACCGTCACACACCAGGGCTTGCAGGTTATGGCTCGCTCGAAGGCAAACATCGACCGGCTTGACGATGCGCTTGGAGTAATGCTGCAGGCATTGCAATAAACGGTTCCCACCCCAGGTGGGATTTATTTGGACCATTTTGGACCGTATGGTCCGTTATTGAAAAGGATGATGAGCATGACCGCAAATTCGCTTGATCAACTGCTTTCGCCGGTGCAGGTTGGCGCATACAAGCTGCGCAACCGGATGGTGATGGCGCCGCTGACGCGCAGCCGTGCCGGTACTGGCGACGCGCCGACACCGCTGATCGCGCAGTACTACCAGCAGCGCGCAAGTGCCGGCCTGATCATCACCGAGGCTTCCCAGATTTCGCCGCAGGGTAAGGGCTATCCGCG
Protein-coding regions in this window:
- a CDS encoding TetR/AcrR family transcriptional regulator → MARPREFDEREALLQAMQVFWSNGFEATSLTDLLKATGLSKSSLYDTFGSKRELFLAAFEVYRLERMRMLDGYLKSKPTAFASIRAFFEMVVEHARLADRPFGCMSCNEAVEFGPHDEEVQQLIARDFLGIEDALAHAVERGKADGSIPGDKDARKLARFLTVTHQGLQVMARSKANIDRLDDALGVMLQALQ
- a CDS encoding citrate synthase family protein, encoding MAKDLLTRSEVLELLNIKAGTLYAYVSRGLIKTAPHPDGRKSLYFRTDVDRVRSRKRGRPPQIAAAESTMHWGAPVVASAITQIAEAGPSYRTRSAVEMARVGVSFESVAQLLMTGMWQDNFAAWPAIDTPEDVKQMIDHYQASQVATDIGNLLGMVTFALGMRGRGPAEIADGASVPAARLLMQTMAGCLGFLQTSRRFAARQAFESLPAFILRVSGVDASPEALRALNGAMVVLADNELAPATFAARIAASTNADLFNCVAAAIGSHLGFSTGTATLKVESALLQTTSAKDLAQRKSLVKEYGASLFGFNHPMYPGGDPRADVILDLVRALPKLDVDTRNTLAFLDELRAQQQAHPGVAIALVTLARALGMPDGSATAIWVLSRTSGWVAHVLEQRTMGFLLRPRAKYIGSAVLR
- a CDS encoding AraC family ligand binding domain-containing protein encodes the protein MHELKHAFERREALFVDQTTTRPRDNHYWDPVVITREEIDGEVARLAGLPAPADGRRQSLIVHPAARNDAPGLAPGIQVMLQVLLPGEATQPMRHNATEVNFCIRGAGRTIVAGRSIAFRQYDVWNHPSFVAYQHINDSDDIQVRLVYSNIPLLQHMEIYVQDFDVALDVESGPAITHSDDDPRRKNPYGTFPIGTEGGLLMPYETLINPTVVESKPLHFPWENVKAELDKLAALGSEYVGRRLYMMYNPTTGRTNGITPNFFATMTIRPPKIVDRPHRHVSAAINYYFSGSGHSTVAGNRYDWKAGDLMLSAPGWAVHNHASHDEPVYELTIQDQPLNIYMESLLWQESLKEAPALLGTQTGFQTNRKSAA